A region of Mugil cephalus isolate CIBA_MC_2020 chromosome 3, CIBA_Mcephalus_1.1, whole genome shotgun sequence DNA encodes the following proteins:
- the ap3s2 gene encoding AP-3 complex subunit sigma-2: MIKAILIFNNHGKPRLIRFYQYFAEDMQQQIIRETFHLVSKRDDNVCNFLEGGSLIGGSDYKLIYRHYATLYFVFCVDSSESELGILDLIQVFVETLDKCFENVCELDLIFHMDKVHYILQEVVMGGMVLETNMNEIVAQVEVQNRMEKSEGGLSAAPARAVSAVKNMNLPEIPRNINIGDINIKVPSLSPF, translated from the exons ATGATTAAAGCCATACTCATTTTTAACAACCACGGGAAACCGCGGCTGATCCGATTCTATCAGTATTTT GCGGAGGACATGCAGCAGCAGATAATTCGGGAGACTTTCCACTTGGTATCTAAGAGAGATGACAACGTCTGCAACTTCTTGGAGGGCGGAAG TCTCATCGGTGGCTCCGACTACAAGCTGATCTACCGACACTACGCCACTCTCTACTTCGTCTTCTGTGTGGACTCATCTGAGAGCGAGCTCGGCATACTGGACCTGATCCAG GTGTTCGTGGAAACGTTAGACAAATGCTTTGAGAACGTCTGTGAACTGGACCTCATATTCCACATGGACAAG GTCCATTACATCTTGCAAGAGGTAGTAATGGGAGGCATGGTGTTGGAGACCAACATGAATGAGATCGTAGCTCAGGTGGAGGTGCAGAACCGCATGGAAAAGTCGGAG GGAGGTCTCTCGGCCGCCCCCGCTCGCGCCGTCTCTGCCGTGAAGAACATGAACCTGCCCGAGATTCCCCGCAACATCAACATCGGAGACATCAATATCAAAGTGCCGAGCCTCTCCCCGTTCTGA